The following is a genomic window from Gigantopelta aegis isolate Gae_Host chromosome 5, Gae_host_genome, whole genome shotgun sequence.
TTGATGAGTACGCTTCAGAGGTAATCGCCTGCCCCACTACCCCAGCGGAGTGGAAGGAAATCGCAAATGAATTTCTACGCAGATGGAACTTCCGACATGCGTGTGGTGCATTGGACGGAAAGCACGTTGCGTGCAAGTGCCCACCAAATACCGGATCTACCTATCATAACTACGAGGGCTTCTTCTCCATAGTCCTGATGGCCTTCGTAGATGCGGACTATAAATTTATCTGGCTTGATGTTGGGCCAGATGGAGCAGCTTCAGACGCACAAATATACAACCAGTGTGAGCTGAAAGAAGTCCTGCAGAACAAGACCATTGGCTTTACTGATCCTGAGCCACTTCCTGGAGATGACAGGAATATGCCATACTTCTTTGTTGCTGACAATGCCTTTCAACTGAGAACTGACATGATGAAGCCTTTTCCTTTCCGTAACATGACAGTAGAAGAAAGGATCTGCAACTACAGGCTGTCAAGAGCACGCAGAGTTGTGGAAAATGCGTTTGGCATATTGGCTCAGAGATTTCAAATACTGTTgcctaaagctcgtgacaagtgaaaattatttcacgagggacataaatctgataataactggtaccgagtttgttattctatttattacgccggctattttgtttttgtttttttaaaggctTTATTTTTGATA
Proteins encoded in this region:
- the LOC121373083 gene encoding uncharacterized protein LOC121373083, encoding MNAARRLRLLQQVALMEMEEEEEDRLFANYYLNRRALRPGRNRRYLVKPWISRREHLGQYGTLMRELREEDPEAFINYMRLPIELYDEVLARITPRITKQDTWWRQALDPGLKFACTMRHLASGDSYSSIKWDFRVPSNTMSMFVPEVCQAIIDEYASEVIACPTTPAEWKEIANEFLRRWNFRHACGALDGKHVACKCPPNTGSTYHNYEGFFSIVLMAFVDADYKFIWLDVGPDGAASDAQIYNQCELKEVLQNKTIGFTDPEPLPGDDRNMPYFFVADNAFQLRTDMMKPFPFRNMTVEERICNYRLSRARRVVENAFGILAQRFQILLPKARDK